CGAGCTGGCCGCGAAGCGACGAGGGCGTCACCTCGAGTGTGTTGGGGGTCACACAAGTCATGGGATGATGCTGCGGCCGGGGTGCGGCACGGGCTATCCACCTGAGGCGCGTGACTATCCATCCCACGCTGACATATCATCACCGTGACGATCGTTGCGTTGTTGGTAGATGCGAGCAGGGAGCTGCGCCATGACCCGAGTGACGACACCGCTGGCCTCGCACGGGGTCCTGCGCACCACCGACGTGGACGACGCCCGCAGCTCCGTCGCCGCGTCGCTGGCGCCCCACCGGCTGACCCCGCTGCGTGACGCCGGCGCGTTCGAGGCGCTCCACAACGTCGCGGTGCTCGACCGGCTGAGCCTGCACTACATCGACTACGGCACCGAGGTGGAGGTCACCACCGAGCGCCTCGGGTTCCACCTCGTGCAGATCCCGCTCGGCGGCCTGAGCACGATCCAGGCCGGCACCAGCACCCTGGCCGCCACCCCGCGCAGCGCCGCCGTCACCGCGTCCGGCGAGGTGCTGCGCATGCGGTACTCCGCGGGCAACCCGCGGCTGATGCTGTGCATCGCGCCCGACCTGCTGCGCGAGCGGCTGGAGGTCGCGGCCGAGGTCGGCGTCGTGGTGACGATCCGGGGCGGGGCCACGGTCGACATCACCGCAGGTGCCGGCCGGAGCTGGCGTGGCCTGGTGGACGTCGTCCTGGCCGACCTGGAGCACGAGGGCGGGCTCGGCCGCTCACCCCTGGCCGCGACGACGCTCCAGCTCGCCGTCGTCGACGGCCTGATCGCGTCGCTCGCCGAGCCCTGGACGGATCCGGGCGACCACTCGACCCCCGAGCGGGTCATCCGGCGCGCCGCACGCCTCATCGAGGAGCACTGCGCGGAGCCCTTGGGCACCCCCGACATCGCCGAGGCGGTCGGCATCTCGGTCCGCGCGCTGCAGGCGGGGTTCAAGGCGCACCTGAGCACGACGCCGATGGCGTACATGCGCCACGCGCGCCTGCGGCGGGTGCGCGGGTCGCTCACGGACGGCAGCGCGCACTCGGTCGCCGAGGCGGCGAGCAGGTGGGGCGTCACCCACCTCGGCCGCTTCTCCGCCGACTACCGCGCCGCCTTCGGCGAGTTCCCGAGCGAGACGTTCCGGCGCGCGCGCTGATCCCTGGCGGACGTGAGGTCCGTCACGTGATCGGCGCATTCCGGCCGACGCGAGCGCAAAGCGGATAGAGGCGCCCGGCCGCCGCGGCCTACGTTCCTGACTCCGGCGTGTGATCACGCTCACGTCCTGAGAAAGGTGCGCCCATGCCTGCCATCGATGCGCTGCTGACTGCCCTCACCACCGGTGAGGTCGAGCTGGTCGACCTCACCGCCCCGCTCACCCCCGAGACCCCGATCCTGCAGCTCCCCGCCCCGTTCGCGAACACCATCCCGATGTCCCTCGAGGTCGTCAGCGACTTCGACGACGCGGGCCCGGCGTGGGGCTGGAACAACATCCACACCGGCGAGCACACCGGCACCCACCTCGACGCGCCCGTCCACTGGGCCACCGGGCGGCAGGGCTACACGGTCGACGCCATCCCGCCGTCGCGACTGATCGGCCCCGCCGTCGTGCTCGACCTCACCGCCGAGGTCGCGGAGAACCCCGACTTCGTCCTCGAGCCGGAGCACTTCGAGAAGCACGTCGCCGAGCACGGCCCGCTGCCCGAGGGTGCCTGGCTCGTGTTCCGCACCGGGTGGAGCGCCTTCAACAAGGACGCCGCGGCCTTCGCCAACGCCGACGAGCACGGCCCGCACACGCCGGGCGTCTCCCCGGAGGGCGCGCAGTGGCTCGCCGCCTCCGCGATCACGGGCTTCGCGGTCGAGACCGTCGGCATCGACGCGGGGCAGGCAGGCGGCATGGAGCCGCCGTTCCCCGCCCACCACTTCCTGCTCGGCGCCAACAAGTTCGGCCTCACGCAGCTCCAGAACGTCGACCGGCTGCCCGTGACCGGCGCCGTCATCGTCGCGTCGCCGCTGCCCATCGTCGGCGGCACGGGATCGCCGGCGCGCGTGCTGGCGTTCGTCCCCGCCTGAGCCGCCTGAGCCGCCTGAGCCGCCGGTTCGCCCCTGCCCGCCACGACCAGCAAAGGAAGTAGACCCGATGGCCGAACGTTCGTTCGCGCACGAGGTGCGCAAGCTCCGCACGGGAGCGGGAGACACGCTCTCGGGGGAGGGCATCCTCGCGGTGACCAAGGCCCTGCTGCAGTCCGGCGTCGCGTACGTCGGCGGGTACCAGGGCGCCCCCATCTCCCACCTGATGGACGTGCTCGGGGACGCGCACGAGATCCTCGAGGAGCTCGGGGTCTACTTCGAGAACAGCGCGTCGGAGGCGACGGCGGCCGCGATGCTGGCGGCGTCGGTGAACTACCCGCTGCGCGGGGCCGTCACCTTCAAGTCGACCGTCGGCACCAACGTCGCCTCCGACGCCCTCGCGAACCTCTCCAGCGGCGGCGTGCGGGGCGGGGCTCTCGTCATCGTCGGTGAGGACTACGGCGAGGGCTCCAGCATCATGCAGGAGCGCTCGCACGCGTTCGCCATGAAGTCGCAGATGTGGCTGCTCGACCCGCGGCCCAACATCGAGGCGATCGTCAACGCCGTCGAGGCCGGCTTCGAGCTCTCCGAGGCGAGCAGCACCCCGGTGATGCTGCAGCTGCGGCTGCGCTCGTGCCACCTGTACGGGAGCTTCACGGCGAAGGACAACGTCCGGCCGCCGATGACGGTCAAGGACGCCGTCGAGAACCCCTCCCGGCAGCTCGACCGCATCGTGCTGCCGCCCGCGAGCTTCCTGCACGAGAAGGAGAAGATCGAGGACCGCTGGCCCGCCGCCGTCGAGTACATCACCAGCCACGGGCTCAACGAGGTGCTCGGAGCGGGCACGTCCGACGTCGGGATCATCGTCCAGGGTGGCGTCTACAACACCCTCAACCGGGCCATGGAGCTGCTCGGCGTCTCGGACGCCTACGGCAACACCCAGGTGCCGACGTACGTCATGAACGTCACCTACCCGGTGGTGGACGCCGAGATCCTCGACTTCGTCGCCGACAAGCGGGCGGTGCTGCTGCTCGAGGAGGGGCAGCCCGACTACATCGAGCAGAACCTCAACGCGATCCTGCGCCGCGCCGGTTCCGACGTCGCGCTGCACGGCAAGGACCTGCTGCCGGTCGCCGGCGAGTACACCGCCACCGTCGTGACCCAGGCCCTGCACGCCTTCCTCAGCAAGTACCTGCCCGGGACGGTGGCCGAACGCCCGGCCCTGCTGCTGCCGCACAGCGACCCCGGCAGCCCGTTCGCCCCGCGCGTCGAGGCGAGCGTCGTCCGCACGCGCCCGCCGGGCCTGTGCACCGGCTGTCCCGAGCGGCCCATCTTCTCGGCGCTCAAGCTTGCGGAGAAGGAGACCGGCAAGAAGCACCACGTCAGCGCCGACATCGGCTGCCACCTCTTCGCGATCAACGAGCCGTTCAACCTCGGGGCCACGACGATGGGCTACGGCCTCGGCTCGGCCGGTGCGGCAGCCCTCAACTCCAAGGACGCCGACCGGCGCACCGTCGCCGTCATGGGCGACGGCGGGTTCTGGCACAACGGCCTGACCAGCGGCGTCGGCAACGCCGTCTTCAACCAGAGCGACCAGCTCCTGCTCGTCGTCGACAACGCCTACAGCGCCGCGACCGGCGGGCAGGACGTGCTCTCCTCCCGGGCCGACAGCGCGCTGCGCTCCACCAAGCACCCGATCGAGAAGGCCGTCCGGGGCATCGGGGTGACCTGGGCGCGGACCGTCACGAACACGTACAAGATCGGCGAGCTCAAGGATCTCTTCGTCAAGGCGCTGACCACCAAGGAGCCCGGCCCCAAGGTCATCGTCGCCCAGAGCGAGTGCCAGCTGAACAAGCAGCGGCGGGAGAAGCCGCAACGAGCAAAGGCGATCAAGGAGGGCAAGCGCGTCGTCAAGGAACGGTTCGGCGTCGACGCCGACACCTGCACGGGAGACCACGCCTGCATCCGCGTCTCGGGCTGCCCGTCCCTGTCGATCAAGGCCAACCCGGACCCCATGCGCACCGACCCGGTGGCCACGGTGCTCGACTCCTGCGTGGGCTGCGGCGTCTGCGGTGCCAACGCCCATGCGGCGTCGCTGTGCCCGTCGTTCTACCGCAGCGACCTGGTCTTCAACCCGACCTGGCGTGACCGGACGCTGGCCTGGCTGCGTGCGCGCTGGATCGGCGCGCTGTCCCTGGGCGTGGAGCGCCGCGCCGACCGTTTCGAACCTGCCGAGGTGAACTGATGAGCAGCTGGAGCTCGGGCCGCCGGCCCATCACGATCGCGATCCTCGCCATGGGTGGCGAGGGCGGCGGCGTCCTCGCCGACTGGATCGTCGCCGTCGGCGAGAACGCGGGGTATCACTCGCAGAACACCTCGGTCGCCGGCGTCGCCCAGCGCACCGGGGCCACCGTCTACTACGTCGAGCTGTACCCGGGCGGCCGCTCCCAGGGCGACGACGTGCGTCGCGAGCCGGTGCTGAGCCTCTTCCCGACGCCGGGCGAGGTCGACATCGTCATCGCGTCGGAGCTGATGGAGGCCGGGCGGGCGATCCAGCGGGGCTTCTCGACGCCGGACCGCACCACCCTCATCGCCTCGACCAACCGGGTCTACTCGATGGACGAGAAGCTCGCCCTGGGCGACGGGCGCGTCGACAGCAACACGCTGCTCGAGGCCGCGCACGCCGGCGCCAAGCACTTCATCGGTGCCGACTTCATGGAGCTGGCCCTCGCGGCCCGCAGCGTCATCAGCGCCTCGCTGTTCGGTGCGCTCGCCGGGTCGGGCGCGCTGCCGTTCGACCGCACCGGCTTCGAGGACGCGATCCGCGCCAGCGGCAAGGGCGTCGACGCCTCGCTCGCCGCCTTCGCGGCCGGCTACGACGCCGCGCAACGCCCGGCGCCGCTCCCGCTCCCCGCGGCGCCCACCCCGGCGAGCGGCGGGCCCGTGGCCGTGACCATCGGCCTCAGCCGCCCCGTCGACCCCGCCGAGGAGGCCGCCACCGCGGCGGAGAAGCGCCGCGAGGAGCAGGCCGTCCGCGACCCCGGCGCGCTTGTCGGAGCCGCGCTGCAGCACGCCGCCGCCCGCGTCACCGCGGACTTCCCCGCGCCGGCACGCTCGATGCTGCTGCACGGCGTCGTGCGCACCGCCGTCTACCAGGACACCCGCTACACCGACGCCTACCTCGACCGCGTGGCCCGGTTCGCGGCCGTGGAACGGCCGGACGGCCCGGCCCGGCTGACCACCGAGGCCGCCCGCCACATCGCCCTGTGGATGTGCTACCAGGACACCATCCAGGTCGCGCAGCAGAAGATCCGCCGCCGCCGTCTGGACGGGGTCCGCACCGAGGCCAAGGCGGCCCCCGGCCAGCTGCTGAACGTCCGCGAGTACCTGCACCCGCAGGTCGAGGAGATCGCAGACACCCTGCCCACCGCGCTCGGACGCTGGGTCGCCGGGTCGGCCTGGTTCGGCAAGGCGGTCGGCAGGCTCACGCGCAACGGCATGATCGTCAACACCACGGGCATCATCGGCTTCACGATGCTGTGGGCGATGGCCATGTTCCGCCCGCTGCGGCCACGGTCCCTGCGCTTCGGGCGCGAGCAGGCGGCCATCGACGCCTGGCTCGACCAGGCGCTCGCGGCGGCCGCGATCGACTACGACCTCGCCTGCGAGATCGTCGAGTGCCAGCGCGTGCTCAAGGGGTACGGCGCCACGCACCAGCACGGCACGGAGAGCTTCGCGATCCTCCTGGCGGAGGCTGCCGCGCTCGCGGGCCGGCCCGACGCCGCCGCGACGCTCGTGCGGCTGCGCGACGCCGCCCTCGCGGACGAGGACGGCAGCGCGCTGCAGCAGGCGCGCGCCGAGCTCGCGTCCGGCGCCCCGGTTCCGGAGCTCTCGCCCGTGGCCTGACTGCGGGTGCCTGCGCGCCCTGTCGGCGGGGGTCACCTCGATGGCAGGGCGCGCGGCACCGGGGTCCCACCGGTGGCCTTGCCGTACTGGACGTCGACCGCCGTCGGGACGAAGCCCGCACGCGCATAGGTGGCGAGCGCGGCCGCGTTGTCACCGTCGACGTACAGGGTGGCGCGCCGCGCCCGGGTGGCCAGGTGGTCGAGCCCGACGGCGGTGAGCGTCGCGCCCAGGCCGCGGCCCTGGTGGGCGGGGTCGACGCCGACGGCGTAGATCTCACCGTCGTCACCCTCGACCTTGGTCCACAGGGAGCCCGCGAGGGTGCCGTCGGGGGCCTCGGCCAGGAAGAACCCCGCGGGGTCGAACCACGGCTCGGCCATGCGGTCGTGCAGGTCGGCGACGGTCAGGCGGCCCTGCTCGGGGTGCGCGGCGAAGGCCCGCGCGTTGAGCGCGACCCAGGCGTCGTCGTCGACCCCGGGGACGAACGCCCGCACGCGGTACCCGCCCCCGGTGGTTGAGCCGCCTCCGGTGGTTGAGCCTGTCGAAACCACCCCCGAGGTCGACGCCGAGGTGGTTTCGACAGGCTCAACCACCGGTGGAGCAGGTTCGACGGGCTCAACCACCGGGGGAGCAGGTTCGACGGGCTCAGTCACCGGTGGCGTGGGTTCGACAGGCGCAACCACCGGTGGGAAGGGCTTCGTGAGGAACAGCAGCTCGCGCACGACGACGTAACCCGCCGCCGCCGCGAACGCGCGCGCGGGCTCCAGGTTGCCGTGGGCCCACACCCGCAGCCGCTTCCCGTGGTGGCCGGCGGTCCCCCCGAACTGGGGCAGCGTGGCGTCCCGCTCCGCGGTGCGCAGCAGCAGTCCGCCCACCCCGGCGCGACGGTGCTCCGGGTGCACGACCAGCTCGGCGCTCGCGTCCTCCCCGCCACGGTCGACCTGCGCGTACCCGATGACCTGCCCGGCCTTCGAGCGCGCGACCACATGGGTCAGCCACCCCTCGTCGCTGCTCAACCGCAGCAACGGCTGCTCCGACAGCGGGGCGACGCCGTCGGCGGTCTCGGCGGCACGCGCGAGCCCTCGAACCCCCTCGACGTCGGACGGACCGAGCGGACCGATCTGCAGCGGCACGGGCATCCTCACGCCCCCATCATGAGTCACGCTCGCCGAGCACGTCCCCGACCTCGCGCCGGAGCTCGCTGACCAGCTCGGCCTCGCTGGGGAGATAGAGCTGGTACCGGGAGGCGAGGATCGTGGTGTTGTCCGTGGGGAGCGAGTACCGCACGACGGTGTCGTTCTTGTCGGCGCAGAGCAGGATGCCGACCGTGGGGTTCTCGTCGCCGAGCTTCTCCTCCCGGTCGAAGTAGTTGACGTACATCTGGAGCTGGCCCAGGTCCGCGTGGGTCACCTTGCGGGTCTTGAGTTCCACGAGCACGAAGCAGCGCAGCAGGCGGTTGTAGAGCACCAGGTCCACGAAGAACTCGTCGTCCTCCAGCACGATGCGCCGCTGCCGGGCGACGAACGAGAACCCGTTGCCCAGCTCGAGCAGGAACGACTGGAGATGGGTCAGGAGCGCGCCCTCCAGGTCGCGCTCGTAGTACTCGGGCCGACGCTCCAGGCCCAGGAACTCCAGCACCATCGGATCCTTGATGATCTCCGTCGGATCCTGAGGGATGCGTTCGCCGCGGGCCGCGGCCATGACGGCGTCGCGGTTCGTCGAGGCGAGCAGGCGCTCGAACAGCCCGGAGTTGACCTGGCGTTCGAGCTCGCGGCCGGTCCAGCCGTTGGTCACGGCTTCCCGCTCGTAGTACTCGCGCTTGTCGGCGTCGTCCATCGTGCTCAGGAGCCGATACTGGCTCCAGTTCAATTCTGACCGCACTGCGGTCAGAATCGGGTAGGCGGTGTAGAACTGCTTCGCGCGCCAGAGCTGCCGAGCGGCGAACCCGCTCCCGAACTCCGGCTGAAGCCCCGCCGCAAGTCGATCGACGATCCTCTTCCCGTACTCGGCCCGTGCCTCGCCGCCCTGTTCCTCCTCGACGATCCGCTCCCCGAGCCGCCAGTACATCCGCACCCGTTCGGCGTCCACGCTCCGCACCGCCCGGGTGCGCGCATCGAGGATGATCTGCCGTGCTTCGCTGAGCAGCGCTCCGGGGACGGGCGCCTGGGAACGTGTGTTCGATTGCGTCATGCGCGGCAACCTAGCCCAGTGCGACTCTGCGCTGTCAAGGGTCGCCGAAGGCCCTGTGGATAACTCGCTGCATCGACCGAAGGGCCTGGTCCGAGCCGCGATCGCGGCTCGGACCAGGCCCTTCGGAAGCGTGCTCAGTCGTCTGCGGACTTGCCTGCCGCGAGGCCGGCGGTGATCAGGTCCATGACGGAGGAGTCGGCCAGGGTGGTCGCGTCGCCGACGGCGCGGTTCTCGGCGACGTCGCGCAGCAGGCGGCGCATGATCTTGCCCGAGCGGGTCTTGGGGAGCTCGGCCACCACCAGGATGCGCTTCGGCTTGGCGATCGGGCCGATCTCCTTGGCCACGTGGGCCCGCAGCTCGGCCTGGACCTGCTCCGCGCCGTCGGGCGTCGCCGCGCGACCGGCGTGCTCGCCACGCAGGATCACGAACGCGACCACGGCCTGTCCCGTCATGTCGTCGGAGGCGCCGACCACGGCGGCCTCGGCCACGATGTCGTGCGAGACGAGCGCCGACTCGATCTCCGTGGTCGACAGCCGGTGCCCCGAGACGTTCATGACGTCGTCGACGCGGCCGAGCAGCCAGATGTCGCCGTCGTCGTCCTTCTTGGCGCCGTCGCCCGCGAAGTACAGGCCCCGGAACCGCGACCAGTAGGTGTCCTCGTAGCGCTGCCGGTCGCCCCAGATGCCGCGCAGCATCGACGGCCACGGCTCGGTGAGCACCAGATAGCCGCCACCGCCGTCGGGCACGGGCTTGGCCTCGTCGTCGACGACGTCGGCGGCGATGCCCGGCAGCGGCACCTGGGCGGACCCCGGCTTGGCGGCCGTGACGCCCGGGAGCGGGCTGATCATGATCGCGCCCGTCTCCGTCTGCCACCACGTGTCGACGATGGGGGTGGTGTCCCCGCCGATGACGCGGCGGTACCAGATCCACGCCTCGGGGTTGATGGGCTCGCCCACCGAGCCCAGGAGGCGCAGCGAGGACAGGTCGAAGGCCGACGGGATGTCCTCGCCCCATTTCATGCACGTGCGGATCGCGGTGGGGGCGGTGTAGAGGATCGAGACGCCGTACTTCTCGATGAGCTCCCACCAGCGGCCGCGGTGCGGGGTGTCCGGGGTGCCCTCGTAGAGGAGCTGTGTGGCCCCGTTGGTCAGCGGACCGTAGACGACGTAGGAGTGGCCCGTCACCCAGCCGATGTCGGCGGTGCACCAGTAGACGTCGTCGTCCTTGAGGTCGAACACGTTCCGGTGGGTGTAGGCGCACTGGGTGAGGTAGCCGCCCGTGGTGTGCAGGATGCCCTTCGGCTTCCCGGTGGTGCCGGAGGTGTAGAGGATGAACAGCGGGTGCTCGGCGTCCACCCACACGGGCTCGTGGAAGGTGTCCGCCGACTCCAGGGCCTCGTGCCACCAGATGTCGCGGCCCGGCGTCCAGGCGGTCTCCTGGCCCGTGCGGCGCACGACCAGCACGTGCCTGACCGTGTCGGTGCCCGCGCCCGTCAGCGCCTCGTCGACGGCGGGCTTCAGCGCGCTCGCCGCCCCGCGCCGGTAGCCGCCGTCGGCGGTGATCACGAGCGTGGCCTCGGCGTCCGCGATGCGGCTGCGCAGCGCGTCGGCGGAGAACCCGCCGAACACCACGGAGTGCGGGGCGCCGATGCGCGCGCACGCCAGCATGGCGACGACGGACTCGACCAGCATCGGCAGGTAGATGACGACGCGGTCGCCCTTGCTCACGCCGAGCGCGGCGAGGGCGTTGGCCGCCCGTGCGACCTCGCGCTGCAGGTCCGCGTAGGTGACGGTGCGGGTGTCGCCCGGCTCGCCCTCGAAGTGGATGGCGACGCGGTCGCCGTGCCCGGCCTCGACGTGCCGGTCGACGGCGTTGTAGGCGGCGTTGAGGGTGCCGTCGGCGAACCAGCGCGCGACCGGCGCGTCGGACCAGTCGAGGGTCTGGGTGAACGGGGTGCGCCACGAGACGAGCTCGCGGGCCTGCCGGGCCCAGAACTCAGGGCGGTCGGCGGCAGCCTCCGCGTAGAGCGAGGGCTGCGCGTTGGCCTGCGCCGCGAAGGCGGAGGCCGGCGGGAACGACCGGGTCTCGTGCAGCAGGTTCTCGAGGCTCGCGGCCTCAGGGTGCGTGGTCAACTCCAGGAACCTCCAGCGTCGTTGCGGGGCGGCGTCGCTCCGTTGCGGTGCCGCGGTCGTGAGTGTAGACCCACGAGGTGACCGCGCTCACAGGCCGGGATCACAGCACGGCGTCATGACGTCCCGCCCCGTGGGATCCCGTGGGATCCCGAGGTGCCCGGGGCAACCCGGAGGCGGTGGGGCTGCCTAGGCTGCATGGCGTGAGCCTTCTCTTCGAGCCGTACCGGCTGCGCGAGCTGACCGTCCCCAACCGTGCGTGGCTGGCCCCGATGTGCCAGTACTCCGCGGTCGACGGCGTCGTCGGCGACTGGCACCTCGCGCACCTGGGCGCCCGCGCCGTCGGCGGGTTCGGCCTGCTGGTCGCGGAGGCCACCGCCGTCGTGCCGCAGGGGCGCATCTCCCCGCAGGACGCCGGGCTGTGGTCCGAGGACCACGTGCCCCCGTGGCGGCGGGTCACGGACCTCGTGCACGCCCAGGGTGCCGCGGTGGGCGTGCAGCTCGCGCACGCCGGGCGCAAGGCGTCGACGTACCGGCCGTGGTCGCCCGTGCACGGCACGGTCCCGGCGTCCGACGGCGGCTGGGCCACGCTGGGTCCGACGTCGGAGCCGTTCCCCGGCTACGACGCGCCGGACGCGATGACCAGCCGGCAGGTCGCCGACGTCCCCGAGCAGTTCGCCGCCGCCGCCCGCCGCGCGCACGCCGCCGGGTTCGACGTCGTCGAGGTGCACGCCGCGCACGGCTACCTGCTGCACCAGTTCCTGTCCCCGCTGACCAACCGGCGCACCGATGCGTACGGCGGCACGCCGGAGAACCGGGCACGGCTGCTCGCCGAGACCGTCACGGCCGTGCGCGACGCGTGGCCCGACGGCAAGCCGCTGCTCGTGCGGGTCTCGGCGACCGACTGGACCGAGGGCGGGCTCGAACCCGACGACGTCGCGGCGGCGCTCAAGGGCCTCGACGTCGACCTCGTCGACGTCTCGACCGGTGGCCTGCTGCCCGCGCCGGTCCCCGCGGCGCCCGGCTACCAGGTGCCGCACGCCCGCCGCGTGCGCGACGTGTCCGGGCTGCCGGCGGGCGCCGTGGGGCTCATCACGTCGGCCGAGCAGGCCGAGACGATCCTGCGCGACGGTGCCGCGGACGCGGTGCTCGTCGGGCGGGCGGCGCTGCGCGACCCGCACTGGCCGCTGCGTGCGGCCCACGAGCTCGGCGCCGACGTCGCGTGGGCGAAGCAGTACGAGCGGGGAGCGTGGCGGTAGCGGACACGATTGCGGCACCCGGGAGTCGATGTCGACCGGGTGCCGCGCTCGCCGGAGGGCACGGGTAACAGGCGTCTATGTCCTGCTCCGTCACGGGACCTGGCCCGCCGGAGTGTCCTGAGAAGCGGACTTCCTTTGGCGTGGGTTCCGTGCCCTGCCGGGTTGTTGCTACACCTCCATGGAACGCCCCGGCGCGGGGTTGTGCAAGGGGTGTCGCCCACTGATCGGTGGGCGCCCTCGGTGGTCGGTCAGCCGGTGGTCGGTCAGCGCCGGCGCAGGGTTCGCCACACCCACACGCCCGCCACCGCGAGGGCGACGGCTGCCAGGGCGGCGAGCACCGGCGTCGGCGGGCGGAGCGCGGTGCGCAGCGCGACCGGGCGGGTGAACGTGAGCGTGCCCCAGCCGCGTTCGGCGGCCAGACGGCGCAGGGCGCGGTCGGGGTTGACCGCGAAGCCGTGCCCGACGGCGTCGAGCATCGGGGCGTCCGTGATCGAGTCCGTGTACGCGTAGGACCGCGTGAGGTCGTAGCCCTGCTTGGCCGCGAGCTCGCGGATGGCGACGGCCTTGTTCTCGCCGTACGCGTAGAACTCCATGTCCCCGGTGTACCTGCCGTCGGCGACGCGCATCTGCGTGGCGATCGTGTGGTCCGCGCCCAGCACGGCGGCGATGGGCTCCACCAGCTCCGAGCCCGAGGCGGAGACGATGACGACGTCGTGCCCCAGCTCGTGGTGCTCGGCGATCAGGTCCACGGCCTCGGCGTAGACGTAGGGGTCGATGACCTCGTGGACG
The Xylanimonas cellulosilytica DSM 15894 DNA segment above includes these coding regions:
- a CDS encoding AraC family transcriptional regulator, which codes for MTRVTTPLASHGVLRTTDVDDARSSVAASLAPHRLTPLRDAGAFEALHNVAVLDRLSLHYIDYGTEVEVTTERLGFHLVQIPLGGLSTIQAGTSTLAATPRSAAVTASGEVLRMRYSAGNPRLMLCIAPDLLRERLEVAAEVGVVVTIRGGATVDITAGAGRSWRGLVDVVLADLEHEGGLGRSPLAATTLQLAVVDGLIASLAEPWTDPGDHSTPERVIRRAARLIEEHCAEPLGTPDIAEAVGISVRALQAGFKAHLSTTPMAYMRHARLRRVRGSLTDGSAHSVAEAASRWGVTHLGRFSADYRAAFGEFPSETFRRAR
- a CDS encoding indolepyruvate oxidoreductase subunit beta family protein: MSSWSSGRRPITIAILAMGGEGGGVLADWIVAVGENAGYHSQNTSVAGVAQRTGATVYYVELYPGGRSQGDDVRREPVLSLFPTPGEVDIVIASELMEAGRAIQRGFSTPDRTTLIASTNRVYSMDEKLALGDGRVDSNTLLEAAHAGAKHFIGADFMELALAARSVISASLFGALAGSGALPFDRTGFEDAIRASGKGVDASLAAFAAGYDAAQRPAPLPLPAAPTPASGGPVAVTIGLSRPVDPAEEAATAAEKRREEQAVRDPGALVGAALQHAAARVTADFPAPARSMLLHGVVRTAVYQDTRYTDAYLDRVARFAAVERPDGPARLTTEAARHIALWMCYQDTIQVAQQKIRRRRLDGVRTEAKAAPGQLLNVREYLHPQVEEIADTLPTALGRWVAGSAWFGKAVGRLTRNGMIVNTTGIIGFTMLWAMAMFRPLRPRSLRFGREQAAIDAWLDQALAAAAIDYDLACEIVECQRVLKGYGATHQHGTESFAILLAEAAALAGRPDAAATLVRLRDAALADEDGSALQQARAELASGAPVPELSPVA
- a CDS encoding cyclase family protein — protein: MPAIDALLTALTTGEVELVDLTAPLTPETPILQLPAPFANTIPMSLEVVSDFDDAGPAWGWNNIHTGEHTGTHLDAPVHWATGRQGYTVDAIPPSRLIGPAVVLDLTAEVAENPDFVLEPEHFEKHVAEHGPLPEGAWLVFRTGWSAFNKDAAAFANADEHGPHTPGVSPEGAQWLAASAITGFAVETVGIDAGQAGGMEPPFPAHHFLLGANKFGLTQLQNVDRLPVTGAVIVASPLPIVGGTGSPARVLAFVPA
- the acs gene encoding acetate--CoA ligase; the protein is MTTHPEAASLENLLHETRSFPPASAFAAQANAQPSLYAEAAADRPEFWARQARELVSWRTPFTQTLDWSDAPVARWFADGTLNAAYNAVDRHVEAGHGDRVAIHFEGEPGDTRTVTYADLQREVARAANALAALGVSKGDRVVIYLPMLVESVVAMLACARIGAPHSVVFGGFSADALRSRIADAEATLVITADGGYRRGAASALKPAVDEALTGAGTDTVRHVLVVRRTGQETAWTPGRDIWWHEALESADTFHEPVWVDAEHPLFILYTSGTTGKPKGILHTTGGYLTQCAYTHRNVFDLKDDDVYWCTADIGWVTGHSYVVYGPLTNGATQLLYEGTPDTPHRGRWWELIEKYGVSILYTAPTAIRTCMKWGEDIPSAFDLSSLRLLGSVGEPINPEAWIWYRRVIGGDTTPIVDTWWQTETGAIMISPLPGVTAAKPGSAQVPLPGIAADVVDDEAKPVPDGGGGYLVLTEPWPSMLRGIWGDRQRYEDTYWSRFRGLYFAGDGAKKDDDGDIWLLGRVDDVMNVSGHRLSTTEIESALVSHDIVAEAAVVGASDDMTGQAVVAFVILRGEHAGRAATPDGAEQVQAELRAHVAKEIGPIAKPKRILVVAELPKTRSGKIMRRLLRDVAENRAVGDATTLADSSVMDLITAGLAAGKSADD
- a CDS encoding GNAT family N-acetyltransferase, translating into MPVPLQIGPLGPSDVEGVRGLARAAETADGVAPLSEQPLLRLSSDEGWLTHVVARSKAGQVIGYAQVDRGGEDASAELVVHPEHRRAGVGGLLLRTAERDATLPQFGGTAGHHGKRLRVWAHGNLEPARAFAAAAGYVVVRELLFLTKPFPPVVAPVEPTPPVTEPVEPAPPVVEPVEPAPPVVEPVETTSASTSGVVSTGSTTGGGSTTGGGYRVRAFVPGVDDDAWVALNARAFAAHPEQGRLTVADLHDRMAEPWFDPAGFFLAEAPDGTLAGSLWTKVEGDDGEIYAVGVDPAHQGRGLGATLTAVGLDHLATRARRATLYVDGDNAAALATYARAGFVPTAVDVQYGKATGGTPVPRALPSR
- a CDS encoding PDDEXK nuclease domain-containing protein; the encoded protein is MTQSNTRSQAPVPGALLSEARQIILDARTRAVRSVDAERVRMYWRLGERIVEEEQGGEARAEYGKRIVDRLAAGLQPEFGSGFAARQLWRAKQFYTAYPILTAVRSELNWSQYRLLSTMDDADKREYYEREAVTNGWTGRELERQVNSGLFERLLASTNRDAVMAAARGERIPQDPTEIIKDPMVLEFLGLERRPEYYERDLEGALLTHLQSFLLELGNGFSFVARQRRIVLEDDEFFVDLVLYNRLLRCFVLVELKTRKVTHADLGQLQMYVNYFDREEKLGDENPTVGILLCADKNDTVVRYSLPTDNTTILASRYQLYLPSEAELVSELRREVGDVLGERDS
- a CDS encoding indolepyruvate ferredoxin oxidoreductase subunit alpha gives rise to the protein MAERSFAHEVRKLRTGAGDTLSGEGILAVTKALLQSGVAYVGGYQGAPISHLMDVLGDAHEILEELGVYFENSASEATAAAMLAASVNYPLRGAVTFKSTVGTNVASDALANLSSGGVRGGALVIVGEDYGEGSSIMQERSHAFAMKSQMWLLDPRPNIEAIVNAVEAGFELSEASSTPVMLQLRLRSCHLYGSFTAKDNVRPPMTVKDAVENPSRQLDRIVLPPASFLHEKEKIEDRWPAAVEYITSHGLNEVLGAGTSDVGIIVQGGVYNTLNRAMELLGVSDAYGNTQVPTYVMNVTYPVVDAEILDFVADKRAVLLLEEGQPDYIEQNLNAILRRAGSDVALHGKDLLPVAGEYTATVVTQALHAFLSKYLPGTVAERPALLLPHSDPGSPFAPRVEASVVRTRPPGLCTGCPERPIFSALKLAEKETGKKHHVSADIGCHLFAINEPFNLGATTMGYGLGSAGAAALNSKDADRRTVAVMGDGGFWHNGLTSGVGNAVFNQSDQLLLVVDNAYSAATGGQDVLSSRADSALRSTKHPIEKAVRGIGVTWARTVTNTYKIGELKDLFVKALTTKEPGPKVIVAQSECQLNKQRREKPQRAKAIKEGKRVVKERFGVDADTCTGDHACIRVSGCPSLSIKANPDPMRTDPVATVLDSCVGCGVCGANAHAASLCPSFYRSDLVFNPTWRDRTLAWLRARWIGALSLGVERRADRFEPAEVN